A window from Brucella sp. BE17 encodes these proteins:
- a CDS encoding ABC transporter substrate-binding protein has translation MKKRTGTVRSRLGLALCCVLFTPLAAKAQAVPKRVVSINVCTDQLAMLLAGEGQLQSVSYLSRDAMLSVMSEKAERLPMNHAQAEEIFLMKPDLVLAGTFSSRATVGLLRRLGMRVEEFAPARSFDDVFAHLERMGALLGRQAQADEAVRAMKGRLAAIPKPQHKRSIALYYANSYTAGRGTLIDDAVRIAGLDNLAERAGVKGAAFIPLEILVMEKPDILVRSERDRAPSLAKQNFEHPALRALEAKAKPITLPDNLTVCGGPFSVDAVARLAEAARD, from the coding sequence ATGAAAAAACGAACAGGGACTGTCCGGAGCAGGCTTGGGCTTGCGCTCTGTTGCGTCCTGTTCACGCCCTTGGCAGCCAAGGCGCAAGCGGTGCCAAAACGCGTTGTATCGATCAATGTCTGTACCGACCAACTGGCGATGCTGCTTGCGGGTGAAGGGCAGTTGCAATCGGTCTCCTATCTTTCGCGCGATGCCATGCTCTCGGTGATGAGCGAGAAGGCGGAACGTCTGCCGATGAACCATGCGCAGGCGGAGGAAATCTTCCTGATGAAACCGGACCTGGTGCTTGCCGGGACTTTTTCGTCGCGTGCAACGGTTGGCCTGTTGCGCAGGCTTGGCATGCGTGTTGAGGAATTTGCGCCTGCACGCTCCTTTGACGATGTTTTCGCGCATTTGGAGCGCATGGGTGCATTGTTAGGACGACAAGCGCAAGCCGATGAAGCGGTAAGAGCGATGAAGGGGCGGCTGGCTGCAATCCCTAAACCGCAGCACAAGCGCAGCATCGCGCTTTATTATGCCAATAGTTATACGGCGGGGCGCGGCACGCTGATTGACGATGCGGTGCGGATCGCTGGGCTGGATAATCTTGCTGAGAGAGCAGGCGTCAAAGGGGCCGCGTTCATCCCGCTGGAAATACTGGTGATGGAAAAACCGGATATTCTGGTGCGAAGCGAGCGGGATCGTGCGCCATCTCTTGCCAAGCAGAATTTCGAACATCCGGCTTTGCGTGCGCTGGAAGCAAAGGCAAAACCCATTACGCTCCCCGATAATCTCACCGTTTGCGGTGGGCCATTCAGTGTGGATGCAGTGGCAAGGCTTGCGGAGGCGGCGCGTGACTGA
- a CDS encoding family 10 glycosylhydrolase: MPVVCDAFHASWIATVLNLDWPSKASANIADDAKRVERQKRELVRLFDEAKEHGINAVIFQVSPAADAFYVSSYLPWSSYLTGRLGKYPGFDPLQFAIDEAHKRGIELHAWLNPYRISMDIKPSTRKALKNAAGDSPPSIYQTRPEWAGVSADRYVLDPGIPAVRKWVSDITAEVVQKYNVDGIQFDDYFYYETAGSPLDDKATYRRFGTSFSTRYDWRRHNTYMLVREVSERIKSIRPNVRFGISPGGVWRNRADDPTGSATRAGKTNYDGDFADTRRWVKEELIDYIAPQVYWSFARDDVPYDTIVQWWADTVRDTKTDLYIGMALYRAGTVTSSEPDWQTGEGVSELKRQLEFNEKLPGVKGSILFRQGFLSDPKLKSVSDFFKKSWGRCRPPQ; encoded by the coding sequence ATGCCTGTTGTTTGCGATGCCTTTCATGCAAGCTGGATCGCCACGGTCCTCAATCTGGACTGGCCGTCGAAAGCGTCGGCCAATATTGCGGATGACGCAAAGCGCGTTGAGCGGCAGAAGCGCGAACTGGTGCGCCTTTTCGACGAGGCAAAAGAACACGGCATCAATGCCGTCATCTTTCAGGTGTCTCCGGCAGCCGATGCATTCTATGTTTCTTCCTATCTGCCATGGTCATCGTATCTCACCGGCAGGCTTGGCAAATATCCCGGTTTCGATCCACTGCAGTTTGCAATCGATGAGGCGCACAAGCGCGGCATCGAACTGCATGCCTGGCTCAATCCCTATCGGATATCGATGGACATCAAGCCATCGACCCGCAAGGCGCTGAAGAATGCAGCTGGCGATTCACCGCCGAGTATCTATCAGACCAGACCTGAATGGGCGGGTGTTTCGGCAGATCGCTATGTGCTCGATCCAGGTATCCCCGCTGTTCGCAAATGGGTGAGCGACATTACCGCCGAGGTAGTACAGAAATACAATGTCGACGGCATTCAGTTCGACGATTATTTCTACTATGAAACCGCCGGGTCACCGCTTGACGACAAGGCGACTTATCGCCGTTTCGGGACGTCGTTTTCTACGCGTTACGACTGGCGACGTCACAACACCTACATGCTGGTGCGCGAGGTTTCCGAACGCATCAAGTCGATCCGCCCGAATGTGCGCTTTGGCATCAGTCCGGGTGGCGTGTGGCGCAACCGTGCGGACGATCCGACCGGTTCGGCAACGCGCGCTGGCAAGACCAACTATGACGGTGATTTTGCTGACACACGGCGCTGGGTCAAAGAGGAACTGATCGACTATATCGCACCGCAGGTCTATTGGTCGTTCGCTCGCGACGATGTTCCTTATGATACAATCGTCCAATGGTGGGCCGACACGGTGCGCGACACGAAGACCGATCTCTATATCGGCATGGCTCTTTACAGGGCTGGCACCGTGACGTCCTCCGAACCGGACTGGCAAACAGGCGAGGGCGTCAGCGAGCTAAAGCGCCAGTTGGAGTTCAATGAAAAGCTACCCGGAGTGAAGGGCAGTATCCTGTTCCGTCAGGGTTTTCTTTCCGATCCAAAGCTTAAGAGTGTTTCAGATTTTTTTAAGAAAAGCTGGGGTCGGTGTAGGCCACCCCAATAA
- a CDS encoding pyridoxamine 5'-phosphate oxidase family protein encodes MIIKEMSDYDIRNMIQQTHVGRLAYVLDNAPVIVPMGFRFSGGSLYSFTTEGQKIDAMRRNDAVCILFDDIASRTQWSTVVVRGRYRELGLEEEKAAIAKLMSKDATWWEPAYTKTVTREGSERPLEPVFFRVDIESTTGHQTG; translated from the coding sequence ATGATCATCAAGGAAATGTCGGACTACGATATCAGAAACATGATCCAGCAGACGCATGTCGGGCGTCTCGCCTATGTTCTGGATAATGCTCCGGTTATTGTTCCGATGGGGTTTCGCTTTAGCGGCGGTTCACTTTATTCCTTCACAACCGAAGGTCAGAAAATCGATGCGATGCGCCGTAATGATGCGGTGTGCATCCTGTTTGACGACATCGCATCGCGCACCCAGTGGAGTACGGTTGTCGTGCGCGGGCGTTATCGTGAGCTCGGACTGGAGGAAGAAAAGGCTGCAATCGCGAAGCTGATGTCGAAGGATGCAACATGGTGGGAGCCGGCCTATACCAAGACGGTCACCAGAGAAGGGTCAGAGCGCCCGCTTGAGCCGGTATTCTTCCGGGTGGACATCGAGAGCACGACGGGGCATCAGACGGGCTGA
- a CDS encoding TonB-dependent receptor, protein MSLESHAQSLPDTEDVVSLDTIVVTPLRRATSLQRSTSSVTVINREAIKHSAAPDLQTLLNSYSGVSITTNGGRGSSSNLYVRGLSSKQVVILVNGVRSASATSGATALSNIPLTSIDRIEIAKGAHSAQYGADAMGGVINIITNEGGACGERPWCGSLTTGVTHPWGGYASGSIQGRSESGIDYALGAAVTGTQGYDFTTPEKSGHEDDRDGFVQGSFNFALGRDFDWGRIYTDGLFSRGRNQYDGAYPYSNEGDSTAFNGKLGARFDHSEDWSSTLELSTGIDKSRDFRKGVPGSDRFETKRYGVFASTEKRFETGKVLHNLTGGIEAYREDVNSTTSYAVTSRDLAAVFAQYSLEYEALRFDGGVRYDHNEQFGDVTTYNLGASYELVPDLVLRSSFGTGFRAPTFNELYYPPTPGYPPASNPDLQPEKSRSYEIGLNWKATEKTSLDLAFYQTWLDNAIIASAPSFTPFNVSKARITGFEASLSHRFSNRWGVKGSIDLKRAIDEETDHDLPYRERVKATAEVNFLALEKLDLTARLLYGGSRYSNAANTTKLGQYMTADIVALYALDDRSQLKLSVENIFDKQYQTVKDYVAPGRTFNIGLTRKF, encoded by the coding sequence ATGTCGCTTGAAAGCCACGCCCAATCCCTGCCAGACACTGAGGATGTGGTTTCGCTCGATACGATTGTGGTGACGCCCTTGCGCCGCGCCACGTCGCTGCAACGCTCCACATCGTCGGTGACGGTCATTAATCGTGAGGCGATTAAACATTCAGCAGCTCCCGACCTGCAAACTCTGCTCAATAGCTATAGCGGCGTTTCGATCACGACCAATGGCGGACGGGGATCAAGCTCCAATCTTTATGTGCGCGGCCTGTCATCCAAGCAGGTTGTAATACTGGTCAATGGCGTGCGCTCGGCATCCGCTACTTCTGGTGCTACCGCGCTTTCAAATATTCCACTCACGTCCATCGACCGTATCGAGATCGCAAAGGGTGCCCATTCCGCGCAATACGGCGCTGATGCTATGGGGGGCGTTATCAACATCATCACCAATGAGGGCGGCGCTTGCGGCGAGCGACCATGGTGCGGTAGTCTGACAACGGGCGTTACGCATCCATGGGGTGGCTATGCATCCGGCTCGATACAGGGGCGCAGCGAAAGCGGGATCGATTATGCTTTGGGTGCTGCCGTAACCGGCACGCAGGGTTATGATTTTACCACGCCGGAAAAATCAGGCCATGAGGACGACCGCGACGGTTTTGTACAGGGGTCGTTCAATTTTGCGCTTGGGAGGGATTTCGACTGGGGCCGTATCTATACGGATGGACTTTTTAGCCGTGGCCGCAACCAGTATGATGGAGCCTATCCCTATTCCAATGAGGGCGATAGCACGGCTTTCAATGGCAAGCTCGGCGCGCGTTTCGATCATAGTGAGGACTGGTCTTCGACACTGGAATTGAGCACTGGCATCGACAAGAGCCGCGATTTTCGCAAAGGCGTTCCGGGTTCCGACCGTTTCGAGACGAAACGTTATGGCGTCTTTGCCTCGACCGAAAAACGGTTTGAGACAGGTAAGGTTTTGCACAACCTGACCGGCGGTATCGAAGCCTATCGCGAAGATGTCAATTCAACCACATCCTACGCCGTGACGAGCCGCGACCTTGCAGCCGTGTTCGCTCAATATTCGCTGGAATATGAAGCGCTGCGTTTTGATGGCGGTGTGCGTTACGATCACAACGAACAGTTCGGCGATGTGACCACCTATAATCTGGGCGCAAGCTATGAACTCGTCCCCGATCTCGTGCTGCGCTCGTCATTCGGTACAGGCTTTCGAGCGCCGACCTTCAACGAGCTATATTATCCGCCAACCCCCGGTTATCCGCCTGCCTCAAACCCTGATCTGCAGCCGGAAAAGTCACGGTCCTACGAAATAGGCCTCAACTGGAAGGCAACGGAAAAGACCAGTCTTGATCTGGCCTTTTATCAGACATGGCTTGACAATGCGATCATTGCCAGCGCGCCTAGCTTCACACCGTTCAACGTGTCAAAGGCGCGAATAACAGGTTTCGAGGCAAGCCTTTCGCATCGCTTCAGTAACCGCTGGGGCGTGAAAGGCTCCATCGATCTCAAGCGGGCCATTGATGAGGAAACCGATCATGACCTTCCTTATCGCGAACGGGTGAAGGCTACGGCAGAAGTCAATTTCCTGGCCCTCGAAAAACTCGATCTGACGGCGCGGCTGCTTTACGGCGGTTCGCGCTATAGCAACGCCGCCAATACCACCAAGCTCGGACAATATATGACGGCGGATATTGTAGCGCTCTATGCCCTTGATGATCGTTCGCAACTCAAATTATCGGTAGAGAATATTTTCGACAAGCAATATCAGACGGTAAAGGACTATGTTGCACCGGGACGCACTTTTAATATCGGGCTAACCCGGAAATTCTGA
- a CDS encoding iron ABC transporter permease, with protein MTETERFYLLLAALTALVVVLFALSILIGPAALSPGASIRALLGGEGDAIVLVMREIRLPRALLAVMIGASLGLSGAALQGYLRNPLAEPGLLGVSASASFGAVIAIYSGLSVLFPLALPLLALLGAFVSVFLVKLLAGRDAGTLAVILAGVAVTSLAGALTALALNLSPNPFAAMEIVFWMLGSLADRSMTHVMLAAPFILIGWAMLLALGRSLDSLTLGSDAAASMGVNLTQVQLFAILGTAACVGASTAVAGAIGFVGLVVPHLLRPLVGAKPSRLLLASALGGAALLLAADVAGRVLMPGRELKLGVLTAIIGAPFFLWLVFKYRRRLL; from the coding sequence GTGACTGAAACGGAGCGTTTTTATCTTCTGTTGGCGGCGCTTACGGCTCTGGTCGTGGTACTCTTCGCGCTCTCAATACTGATTGGCCCGGCAGCGCTCAGCCCGGGGGCCAGTATCCGTGCGCTGCTCGGGGGGGAGGGCGATGCAATCGTTCTGGTCATGCGTGAAATCCGCCTGCCGCGCGCACTTCTAGCGGTGATGATTGGTGCGTCGCTCGGTCTTTCAGGTGCAGCACTTCAAGGTTATCTGCGCAATCCATTGGCTGAACCGGGGTTGCTTGGCGTCAGCGCTTCTGCTTCCTTTGGCGCGGTGATTGCCATTTATAGTGGACTTTCAGTGCTGTTTCCGCTGGCGTTGCCGTTGTTGGCCCTCTTGGGTGCCTTTGTCTCGGTCTTTCTCGTCAAGCTGCTTGCAGGCCGCGATGCCGGGACCTTGGCCGTTATTCTGGCAGGGGTTGCCGTCACCAGCCTTGCAGGCGCACTGACAGCACTTGCGCTTAACCTATCGCCCAATCCCTTTGCTGCTATGGAGATCGTGTTCTGGATGCTGGGTTCGCTTGCGGACCGCTCGATGACGCATGTGATGTTGGCTGCCCCCTTCATCCTGATCGGCTGGGCCATGCTGCTTGCTCTGGGCCGTTCGCTCGATAGTCTCACGCTTGGATCGGATGCCGCGGCCAGTATGGGTGTTAATCTCACGCAGGTGCAGCTTTTTGCGATCCTTGGGACCGCTGCTTGCGTTGGCGCGTCGACGGCGGTGGCGGGTGCCATCGGCTTTGTCGGGCTTGTGGTTCCACATCTCTTGCGCCCGCTGGTGGGTGCAAAACCCTCACGGCTTCTGCTTGCAAGCGCTCTGGGTGGCGCGGCACTGCTGCTTGCGGCAGATGTTGCCGGGCGGGTTCTGATGCCGGGGCGTGAATTGAAGCTGGGCGTGTTGACCGCGATCATTGGCGCGCCTTTCTTCCTGTGGCTGGTTTTCAAATATCGAAGGCGGCTTCTATGA
- a CDS encoding BA14K family protein: protein MTGFFAVPVMAVELRKTPYLPSLRPAGSPVPSLNSGINRPGPASRGCYGSTTCRSSDTYINGNGVLKYRNGEPLEVRPSTRPQPRRFGPSINHMQWCSNRYRSYRSSDDSYQPLAGPRTSCNSPFQR from the coding sequence ATGACCGGCTTTTTCGCCGTGCCCGTCATGGCTGTTGAGTTGCGCAAGACACCTTATCTACCGTCTCTCCGGCCTGCTGGCTCTCCCGTCCCCAGCCTCAATTCCGGCATTAACCGACCTGGGCCTGCTTCACGCGGATGCTATGGCTCAACCACCTGCCGCAGCAGCGACACCTATATTAACGGCAACGGTGTTCTCAAATACAGGAACGGAGAACCGCTGGAGGTTCGCCCGTCGACACGACCCCAGCCCAGGCGCTTCGGTCCAAGCATCAATCATATGCAATGGTGCTCGAACCGTTATCGCAGTTACCGCAGCTCCGACGACAGCTATCAGCCTCTCGCCGGGCCGCGTACAAGCTGCAATTCGCCGTTTCAGCGCTGA
- a CDS encoding NUDIX hydrolase — translation MQLVKENTVHVLDAADVRVVPGPLAYTQQNKALIAANWQREYAAKPALFDGEVFLAPNADLQNGVLQASFQRTSFATLMYWRQDPETVRPWHIFAIGVIVSREGHLIAARMSNQSAVGGRIYFPAGSIDDNDVIETYADFEGNMRREVLEETGLDIRKARAEPQFNLVTANRSIALFRRHRFDLSTKQIVAEIEKFMAAQSEPELAEIIPVTAHGEMGDATPSYVRAFADWHFGYVNKPC, via the coding sequence ATGCAACTGGTGAAGGAAAATACCGTCCACGTCCTTGACGCCGCTGATGTGCGGGTGGTGCCGGGACCGCTTGCCTATACGCAACAAAACAAGGCGTTGATTGCCGCCAATTGGCAACGGGAATATGCCGCAAAACCGGCTTTGTTTGACGGAGAGGTGTTTCTCGCACCAAATGCAGACTTGCAAAACGGTGTGTTGCAGGCTTCTTTCCAGCGCACGAGTTTCGCCACGCTCATGTATTGGCGGCAAGACCCTGAGACAGTACGGCCATGGCATATTTTTGCCATAGGCGTGATCGTTTCGCGGGAGGGCCATCTAATCGCGGCGCGAATGAGCAATCAGAGCGCTGTGGGCGGACGTATCTATTTTCCTGCCGGTTCGATCGATGATAATGACGTCATCGAAACCTATGCTGATTTTGAAGGCAATATGCGGCGTGAGGTGTTGGAGGAAACCGGACTCGACATACGTAAGGCGCGGGCAGAACCCCAATTCAATCTGGTTACCGCCAATCGCAGCATTGCGCTTTTCCGCCGTCATCGTTTTGATCTTTCCACAAAACAGATTGTAGCTGAAATCGAAAAGTTTATGGCCGCGCAGTCAGAACCGGAACTTGCAGAGATTATTCCCGTTACAGCTCACGGTGAAATGGGGGATGCCACACCGTCTTACGTTCGCGCCTTTGCCGATTGGCATTTTGGATATGTGAACAAGCCCTGCTGA
- a CDS encoding ABC transporter ATP-binding protein produces MSVLSVKNLSVSLARKPVLHDVHFEAKPGELIGLIGPNGAGKTTLLRALLGLLPAKGDMTLDGSDLRRMKASERARALAYLPQERDVAWPVSVQMLVSLGRSALKPVFTGLDKEDETLIEAAMQRTDISHFRDRPVSELSGGERARVLIARVLAQDTAFVLADEPVAGLDPAHQLGLMKSFTCLATEGKTVIASLHDLGLAAQYCTRLIVLDKGHVVADGEPEAVLTPALLELVYGIHAHIIRLDGDLVVQPKQRIES; encoded by the coding sequence ATGAGTGTGCTTTCGGTCAAAAACCTCAGCGTTTCGCTGGCACGCAAGCCTGTGCTGCACGACGTGCATTTCGAAGCGAAACCGGGGGAGCTAATCGGCCTGATCGGACCGAACGGTGCGGGCAAGACGACTCTTTTGCGCGCATTGTTGGGGCTGTTGCCTGCAAAGGGTGATATGACGCTTGATGGCTCTGACTTACGACGGATGAAAGCATCTGAACGAGCACGCGCGCTTGCCTATCTGCCGCAAGAGCGTGACGTAGCATGGCCAGTTTCGGTGCAGATGCTGGTTTCACTGGGACGCTCGGCGTTAAAGCCGGTTTTTACAGGCCTCGACAAAGAAGATGAAACGTTGATTGAGGCCGCCATGCAGCGCACGGATATTTCGCATTTTCGCGACCGACCGGTGAGCGAGCTTTCCGGCGGTGAGCGGGCACGGGTGTTGATTGCCCGCGTTCTGGCGCAGGATACGGCGTTTGTTCTGGCTGACGAGCCGGTTGCAGGGCTTGATCCGGCGCATCAGCTTGGCCTGATGAAGAGTTTCACCTGCTTGGCCACGGAGGGAAAAACTGTAATTGCATCGCTGCATGACCTTGGGCTTGCTGCGCAGTATTGTACGCGGTTGATCGTGCTGGATAAGGGCCATGTCGTTGCGGATGGCGAGCCGGAAGCTGTACTGACGCCCGCATTGCTTGAACTTGTCTATGGCATTCATGCGCATATCATCCGGCTAGATGGCGATCTTGTCGTGCAGCCGAAACAACGCATTGAATCCTGA
- a CDS encoding PhzF family phenazine biosynthesis protein → MSDTEFSGRFYEVFDIFADKALAGNPLAVLHDCEGLSDARMQAIAREFNLSETVFILPPENPAHEAAVRIFTPDYELPFAGHPTVGAAVSLARRQDVGEEADRLITLEEKVGIVRCGVILDEGSAFAEFDLPRLPEKLDVRVEKEEAAAAVGLGTHEIGFENHVPAVWSAGTPYLLVPVHNLIAAAKVAIDPVYVAESLPHVGDRPLPIYVYCRDTILFDSNFHARMFVTGSNIYEDPATGSAVAAFAGLIQQNDKPLDGSSQWWIEQGMEMGRPSRIRLEIDVEKQKLVSARIGGTAIKIAEGRLFV, encoded by the coding sequence ATGAGCGACACGGAATTTTCCGGCCGTTTCTATGAAGTTTTCGATATTTTCGCCGACAAGGCTCTTGCTGGAAATCCGCTGGCCGTTCTTCATGATTGTGAGGGGCTGAGTGATGCGCGCATGCAGGCGATAGCGCGGGAATTCAATCTTTCAGAAACAGTTTTTATTCTGCCGCCTGAAAATCCTGCTCATGAGGCGGCTGTGCGCATTTTCACGCCCGATTACGAACTGCCATTCGCAGGCCATCCAACGGTGGGAGCCGCTGTCTCACTGGCGCGGCGTCAGGATGTGGGCGAGGAGGCAGACCGGCTCATTACGCTGGAAGAAAAAGTCGGAATTGTGCGGTGTGGGGTCATTTTGGACGAAGGCAGCGCCTTTGCGGAATTCGATCTGCCGCGCTTGCCGGAAAAGCTAGATGTACGGGTGGAAAAGGAAGAAGCAGCGGCGGCCGTCGGACTTGGAACCCACGAAATCGGTTTTGAAAACCATGTTCCCGCCGTGTGGAGTGCCGGAACGCCTTATCTTCTGGTGCCAGTGCATAATTTGATCGCTGCGGCCAAAGTGGCAATTGATCCGGTTTATGTAGCGGAAAGCCTGCCGCATGTCGGTGATCGTCCTTTGCCGATCTACGTCTATTGCCGTGATACTATTCTGTTCGACAGCAATTTTCATGCGCGTATGTTTGTGACAGGTTCCAATATCTATGAAGATCCGGCGACGGGTTCGGCGGTCGCGGCTTTTGCAGGCTTGATCCAACAGAACGACAAGCCGTTGGACGGCAGTTCGCAATGGTGGATCGAACAGGGTATGGAAATGGGGCGCCCGTCGCGTATTCGCCTTGAAATCGATGTGGAAAAGCAGAAACTCGTCAGCGCGCGCATCGGCGGCACGGCAATCAAGATCGCCGAAGGTCGGCTCTTCGTTTGA